One genomic window of Halanaerobium saccharolyticum subsp. saccharolyticum DSM 6643 includes the following:
- a CDS encoding TIGR04076 family protein, whose amino-acid sequence MAADLVVEIVEVKGHCPVYKKGDSFEIKEGYKLDSEKEICMHSLASILPYYNALSRGVSPEELGLTKDNEEVAYLQCLDPCDYTGGGTVTMEIRK is encoded by the coding sequence ATGGCAGCTGATTTAGTGGTTGAGATAGTTGAAGTTAAAGGACACTGTCCGGTTTATAAAAAAGGTGATAGTTTTGAGATTAAAGAGGGATATAAATTAGATTCTGAAAAGGAAATTTGTATGCATTCTTTAGCAAGTATACTTCCTTATTATAATGCTTTATCTCGTGGAGTGAGTCCAGAAGAGCTTGGGCTGACAAAAGATAATGAGGAAGTGGCTTATCTTCAGTGTCTGGATCCCTGTGATTATACAGGTGGAGGTACTGTGACAATGGAAATTAGAAAATAA
- the wecB gene encoding non-hydrolyzing UDP-N-acetylglucosamine 2-epimerase, translating to MIKVMTVFGTRPESIKMAPVVKALKKEDSIETIVTVTAQHREMLDQVLELFEITPDYDLDIMQDKQTLSGVTARVLMGIKEVYEKENPDLVLVHGDTSTTFVSSLGALYQQIKVGHVEAGLRTHNKYSPFPEEMNRHLTGVIADLHFAPTELAKDNLLKENVDSEKITVTGNTVIDALLDVVDDTYQFEDELLKSIDFENKKIILLTAHRRENLGKPMENIFDAINDVLKENDEAEVVFPVHLNPVIRELAAEKFEDAARVHLIEPLDYEPFINLMNKSYLILTDSGGIQEEAPSLGKPVLVLRDTTERPEAVNAGTVKKVGTDKEAIYNTANELLNDDQAYLKMSQASNPYGDGQASDRIVKRILRDFNNRKKNNEI from the coding sequence ATGATTAAAGTAATGACTGTTTTTGGCACCAGACCAGAATCAATAAAAATGGCACCAGTAGTTAAAGCCTTAAAAAAAGAAGATAGTATAGAAACAATTGTAACAGTAACTGCACAGCACAGAGAAATGCTGGATCAGGTTTTAGAATTATTTGAGATCACACCTGATTATGATTTAGATATTATGCAGGATAAACAGACTTTAAGTGGAGTAACTGCCAGAGTCTTAATGGGGATAAAAGAAGTATATGAAAAAGAAAATCCAGATCTAGTATTAGTTCACGGAGATACTTCTACAACCTTTGTTTCCTCTCTGGGAGCCTTATATCAGCAGATAAAGGTGGGGCATGTTGAAGCAGGTCTTAGAACCCATAACAAATACTCTCCTTTTCCTGAGGAAATGAACAGGCATCTCACCGGAGTTATTGCAGATCTGCACTTTGCTCCAACTGAATTAGCAAAAGATAATCTTTTAAAAGAAAATGTTGATTCAGAAAAAATAACTGTGACAGGTAATACAGTTATTGATGCTTTATTAGATGTGGTAGATGATACTTATCAGTTTGAAGATGAATTGTTAAAAAGTATTGATTTTGAAAATAAAAAGATTATCTTATTAACAGCTCACCGTAGAGAAAATCTGGGTAAGCCTATGGAAAATATTTTTGATGCAATTAATGATGTCTTAAAAGAAAATGATGAAGCAGAAGTTGTTTTTCCAGTTCATTTAAATCCAGTAATCAGGGAACTGGCTGCTGAAAAATTTGAAGATGCAGCTCGAGTACATTTAATTGAACCCCTTGATTACGAGCCTTTCATTAATCTGATGAATAAATCATATTTAATCTTAACAGACTCAGGTGGAATCCAGGAAGAAGCACCTTCCTTAGGTAAACCTGTCTTAGTTTTAAGAGATACTACTGAAAGACCAGAAGCTGTTAATGCTGGAACTGTAAAAAAAGTAGGTACAGATAAAGAAGCTATCTACAATACAGCCAATGAATTATTAAATGATGATCAGGCTTATCTTAAAATGTCACAGGCTTCTAATCCTTATGGTGATGGTCAGGCAAGTGATAGAATAGTAAAAAGAATATTAAGGGATTTTAATAACAGGAAAAAAAATAATGAAATCTAA
- a CDS encoding heparinase II/III family protein has translation MKSNLKLYYNTIKYMRKDQLFFRLKFRSKKFFYQKFSNLTEKKYKSNSEKILLDAKISDKNFNTEILLKNESSQIDEEVLNNLMQNKFSFLNSTKEFDLKINWNDQEVSQLWNYNLHYFDYLINLALAFEIEGDKKYCNKYQEIIKSWIDNNPIGIGDAWHPYTVSLRLINWIKSYYYFKNQLESDLEFKQQFLEYIVIQALYIKRNLEFDVRGNHLLENIRALASASIFLDKKSWLDQVLELLEEQLNEQILNDGGHFERSPMYHSIVLYDLLEISFWLNNHDINYNELLDRKIIQMLQFLENILHPDKKIPLFNDSTFDIAKEPKSLFKIADNLGYELELKSENNFNDSGYFIMKNKQKDFLIIDCGKVCPEYLPAHGHNDLLSYELSLNGKRVIVDTGVYEYTKGKWRDYNRSTRAHNTAQIDSVEQSEMWGNFRIAERAKITDCSLKKCGDYKCFTGGYNNFNKTYSHQRYFINLKAELYLIIDKVKSNKPKKAKSFIHFDNGFKLIEENNLFQLTDGQNNSFRLLPFNTDNTEIYFGEKDQLQGWYSPEFGKKYKNYVLELQSDNKKEHIFGYFIYSDSSKVNLENINFESKNFTITFNYNKQEYNLKEENNKIDLKEVKK, from the coding sequence ATGAAATCTAACTTAAAGCTTTATTATAATACAATTAAATATATGCGCAAAGATCAATTATTTTTTAGACTTAAATTTCGGTCTAAAAAATTTTTTTATCAAAAATTCAGTAATCTCACTGAAAAAAAATATAAAAGCAATAGTGAAAAGATACTGCTTGATGCAAAAATAAGTGATAAAAATTTTAATACAGAAATCTTATTAAAAAATGAAAGCAGTCAGATTGATGAAGAAGTGCTTAATAATTTAATGCAGAACAAATTTTCTTTTTTGAACTCTACAAAAGAGTTTGATTTAAAAATCAACTGGAATGATCAGGAAGTAAGTCAGCTCTGGAACTATAACCTGCATTATTTTGATTATCTAATTAACTTAGCTTTAGCCTTTGAAATAGAGGGCGATAAAAAGTACTGCAATAAGTATCAAGAAATTATTAAAAGCTGGATTGATAATAATCCTATCGGAATTGGAGATGCCTGGCATCCCTATACAGTTTCTTTAAGATTAATTAACTGGATAAAATCCTATTATTATTTTAAAAATCAATTGGAATCTGATCTGGAATTTAAACAGCAATTTCTTGAATATATAGTAATCCAGGCTCTCTACATAAAAAGGAACCTGGAATTTGATGTTAGGGGTAATCATCTATTAGAAAATATTAGAGCCTTAGCTTCAGCTTCAATTTTTTTAGATAAAAAAAGCTGGCTTGATCAGGTCTTGGAGCTGCTTGAGGAGCAGTTGAATGAACAAATATTAAATGATGGGGGACATTTTGAGCGCTCTCCAATGTATCATTCAATTGTTTTATATGATCTCTTAGAGATATCATTCTGGTTAAATAATCATGATATTAATTATAATGAATTACTTGATAGAAAAATAATTCAGATGCTTCAATTTCTAGAAAATATTCTTCATCCGGATAAGAAAATACCTTTATTTAACGATTCTACTTTTGATATAGCTAAAGAGCCCAAATCACTATTTAAAATAGCTGATAATTTAGGATATGAACTTGAGCTAAAATCAGAAAATAATTTCAATGACTCCGGATATTTTATTATGAAAAATAAGCAAAAAGATTTTCTGATTATAGACTGCGGTAAAGTCTGTCCTGAATATCTGCCTGCTCACGGTCACAATGATTTATTAAGTTATGAATTATCTTTAAATGGCAAAAGAGTAATTGTAGATACCGGAGTTTATGAATACACTAAGGGTAAATGGAGAGATTACAATAGAAGTACAAGAGCTCACAATACTGCTCAGATAGATTCAGTCGAGCAGTCTGAGATGTGGGGTAATTTTAGAATTGCAGAAAGAGCTAAAATTACTGATTGCAGTTTGAAAAAATGTGGAGATTATAAATGTTTTACCGGGGGATATAATAATTTCAATAAAACTTACAGTCACCAGAGATATTTTATTAATCTAAAAGCTGAACTTTATTTAATTATTGATAAAGTTAAAAGCAATAAACCAAAAAAGGCTAAAAGCTTTATTCATTTTGATAATGGATTTAAATTAATAGAAGAAAATAATTTATTTCAACTTACAGATGGACAAAATAATTCATTTAGATTATTACCATTTAACACTGATAATACAGAAATCTATTTTGGAGAAAAAGATCAGCTGCAGGGATGGTATTCACCTGAGTTTGGTAAAAAATATAAAAATTATGTTTTAGAACTGCAGAGTGATAATAAAAAAGAGCATATTTTTGGCTATTTTATTTATTCTGATAGTTCAAAAGTAAATCTTGAAAATATAAATTTTGAATCTAAGAATTTTACAATCACTTTTAATTACAATAAACAAGAATATAACCTGAAAGAAGAAAATAATAAAATTGACCTGAAGGAGGTAAAAAAGTGA
- a CDS encoding nucleotide sugar dehydrogenase: MNKEKICCVGLGYIGLPTATMFAVNGHEVVGVDVQDHVIDTINDGDIHIEEPGLKEMVRGAVMEGNLSASLEPVEADVFIIAVPTPLTENKTANLEYVKDATESILPYLKKDNLVIIESTIAPRTTEDVVLPILEKSNLELGEELFVAHCPERVLPGQIIQELVNNNRIIGGINEKSALKARRIYKSFVQANMYITDATTAEMVKLMENTYRDVNIALANELAKISEENKIDIWEAIALANKHPRVNVHLPGPGVGGHCLAVDPWFIVESSPDKAKMIELSRNINDSMPEFVVRNVKEILFGIGDPKISIFGITYKGNVDDLRESPVLEIIEILESENIDLGIYDPHISEPQKSEYGLSELEESVSGSDIIIIGADHNEFEDIDPAKIAPKMRNTKVYDTKNILDKEKWEKAGFKVIKIGDYSDYAWHKEYGVAELDK, from the coding sequence ATGAATAAAGAAAAAATATGCTGTGTTGGACTTGGATATATAGGACTACCAACTGCAACCATGTTTGCGGTAAATGGTCACGAGGTAGTTGGAGTAGATGTACAGGACCATGTGATAGATACAATCAATGATGGAGATATTCATATAGAAGAACCGGGATTAAAAGAAATGGTTAGGGGTGCAGTAATGGAAGGTAACTTAAGTGCTTCTTTAGAACCAGTAGAAGCAGATGTATTTATTATTGCAGTACCTACACCGTTAACTGAAAATAAAACTGCAAATCTAGAATATGTAAAAGATGCAACCGAAAGTATTCTACCTTACCTTAAAAAAGATAATCTGGTTATAATCGAATCTACCATAGCTCCTAGAACTACAGAAGATGTGGTTTTACCTATTTTAGAAAAATCTAATCTAGAATTAGGAGAAGAGCTTTTTGTAGCTCACTGTCCGGAAAGAGTATTACCCGGTCAGATTATTCAGGAGCTGGTAAATAACAACCGGATCATTGGCGGAATTAATGAAAAATCAGCTTTAAAAGCAAGAAGAATTTATAAAAGTTTTGTTCAGGCTAATATGTATATAACAGATGCAACAACAGCTGAGATGGTAAAACTGATGGAAAACACATATCGTGATGTTAATATAGCTCTGGCAAATGAACTAGCTAAAATTTCAGAAGAAAATAAAATTGATATCTGGGAAGCAATAGCTCTGGCAAATAAACACCCAAGAGTGAATGTTCATCTACCAGGACCTGGTGTTGGTGGTCACTGCCTGGCAGTTGATCCCTGGTTTATAGTAGAAAGCTCACCAGATAAAGCTAAAATGATTGAACTTTCTCGAAATATAAATGATAGTATGCCTGAATTTGTAGTTAGAAATGTCAAAGAAATATTATTTGGCATTGGTGATCCCAAGATATCTATCTTTGGTATAACCTATAAGGGTAATGTAGATGACTTAAGAGAAAGTCCGGTACTTGAAATAATAGAAATACTTGAATCAGAAAACATTGACCTGGGTATTTATGATCCTCATATTTCAGAACCTCAAAAAAGCGAATATGGTCTAAGTGAATTAGAAGAATCAGTTTCTGGATCAGATATCATTATCATCGGAGCTGATCATAATGAATTTGAAGACATAGATCCAGCCAAGATTGCTCCTAAAATGAGAAACACTAAAGTTTATGATACTAAAAATATCTTAGATAAAGAAAAATGGGAAAAAGCGGGTTTTAAAGTTATTAAAATAGGAGATTATTCTGATTATGCCTGGCATAAAGAATATGGGGTAGCTGAACTCGATAAATAA
- a CDS encoding glycosyltransferase family 4 protein, with product MKIGFLTHYFPPEIGAPSARIYEMAKNWVKSGHQVKAVTCFPNHPTGEIPEEYEGLKFKKEEMDGIEVYRNYVYATPNKGFIKKVFNHLSFMFSSVLFSLRKIGEIDITVVSSPTFFSIFSGYLFSLIKRTPFILEIRDLWPAAIVELGVLKNKFIISVLEAIELFFYRSADKIVVVTRSFKENLISRGIEAEKIEVITNGVDINFFKNKSQNQELLEKYNLEDKFIVEYIGAHGLSQALDKIIYAAEKLKEYEDIHFVFVGEGAEKEKIMDLSEELELNNITFISQKPKEMMPKFYNIADICLVPLKDVELFETFIPSKIFEIMACEKPIVASLSGETKNILDEAQSAVTVEPENIDQIAAAILEIKNNPQKVEEMGKNGREFVVENYSRSSLADKYLNVMNQAIEGK from the coding sequence GTGAAAATTGGATTTTTAACACATTACTTTCCTCCAGAAATTGGAGCTCCTTCTGCTAGGATATATGAGATGGCGAAAAATTGGGTAAAAAGTGGACATCAAGTTAAAGCAGTAACCTGTTTTCCTAACCACCCTACAGGAGAGATACCAGAAGAGTATGAAGGCTTAAAATTTAAAAAAGAAGAAATGGATGGTATTGAAGTTTATAGAAATTATGTTTATGCAACTCCTAATAAAGGATTTATAAAAAAAGTTTTTAATCACCTTTCCTTTATGTTTTCTTCAGTCTTATTTAGCTTAAGAAAAATTGGGGAGATAGATATTACTGTAGTTAGTTCACCAACCTTTTTTTCCATATTTTCTGGCTATTTATTTAGTCTAATTAAGAGAACCCCTTTTATTCTGGAAATAAGAGATCTGTGGCCGGCTGCAATTGTAGAGCTGGGTGTTTTAAAAAATAAATTTATTATCTCTGTTTTAGAAGCTATTGAATTATTTTTCTATCGTAGCGCTGATAAAATTGTAGTTGTGACCAGATCTTTTAAAGAAAATCTGATCTCTAGAGGAATTGAAGCAGAAAAGATAGAAGTAATTACAAATGGTGTTGATATTAATTTTTTCAAAAACAAATCTCAAAATCAAGAGCTTTTAGAAAAATATAATTTAGAAGATAAATTCATTGTAGAATATATTGGTGCTCATGGTTTATCACAGGCACTGGATAAAATAATTTATGCTGCTGAAAAGCTTAAAGAATATGAGGATATTCATTTTGTTTTTGTGGGTGAAGGTGCGGAAAAAGAAAAAATAATGGATCTCTCAGAAGAACTGGAATTAAATAATATAACCTTTATTTCTCAAAAACCTAAAGAAATGATGCCCAAATTTTATAATATTGCAGATATCTGTCTTGTTCCTCTAAAAGATGTTGAGTTATTTGAAACTTTTATCCCATCAAAAATATTCGAGATTATGGCCTGTGAAAAACCGATAGTTGCCAGTTTATCAGGAGAAACAAAAAATATTTTAGATGAGGCTCAAAGTGCAGTCACAGTTGAGCCAGAAAATATTGATCAAATAGCTGCAGCAATATTAGAAATCAAAAACAATCCTCAAAAAGTAGAAGAAATGGGGAAAAACGGTCGTGAATTTGTTGTTGAGAATTATAGCAGAAGTTCACTGGCAGATAAATATTTAAATGTGATGAATCAAGCAATAGAAGGGAAATAA
- a CDS encoding STAND family AAA ATPase: protein MKILMIHLSDIHLKKENDFIIKKSDKIISAVQNVCLEYDDIFLVITGDISFSGKLDQYLIAYDFIMDIKNDLEEYTGNSIKIIVIPGNHDCDYDNSDGKIRDIILDSISGNSKKDNKIDEGLIDNCCQVQEDWFDFYNSISNKEKIIHNHKLLQISEVKYDDYNILFYQYNTSWFSRKNEQYGNLYFPYDYFGEELFDKKADLVISFLHHPLNWQLNNNGFSFKKHLEKNSDIILTGHEHTPEQIERNDLSGKSTGYIHGNVLQSHDNDDNSGFNLITFDLDEEKYKTQKIVFDDDIYTRKGSNSEWNSFKKYKKNRKGHFKINDKFKDDWLNDPGATFVHSNKNNLILEDIFVWPDLELDKNDEESNYEESIFDGKLLIENKEGARKLFLIGEESSGKTTLCKMIFKKYFNFGFTPIYFDASNIKSEKYEDFQKLLLKRFKEQYNSKELEKFSQLKNNKKVIIIDDFHDNKLAPEFKKKFFNMLAKCFSNIIITTNSLFKIEEILEDDGLEMEHFTRYNIKEFGHLKRENLIKKWHKIGQERFLEKDNLIRKLDKSSKLFNRIIGSNYIPSYPIYLLTILQTEQAGNPHRLKESTYGHYYSFLITNSLGQINIQPEDLDFYYNYLSELSYFMFKNEIKILTKEKFKNEFHNYFCDEYSISMSFNEIKNNLIKSSLIEEFNNSFKIKYKYVYYFFIGNYLSNNISNKDIKTLTQELCSDINLEENANIIMFLTHHSKDPFIINELLNNAKELFKEYQLLEFNTDIESINGLLGKLPEMIYKEVDVIEHREDEARKKDKAEFNNKKVKEKDEESNELFELNLAFKNIEILGQILKNYYGSMKGKQKYDLVKEVFDLSLRTLNFLFEQLATSKDYFVKSINKKAEKNNLKEKDEIRKMIGNFLFHFAEFISYFVIKKVSNSVGNQKLNETFAEVAEEFDYISVELINVSIKLDYYQGFPFEDVKKLYNEVENNLLPKSLLKRFIINYFYMFDDLDYKQKQKIFDLLNIPIKTSHFIANKSTQKKLL, encoded by the coding sequence TTGAAAATATTAATGATTCATTTGAGCGATATTCATTTAAAAAAAGAAAATGATTTTATAATTAAAAAGTCTGATAAAATAATATCCGCAGTTCAAAATGTTTGCCTGGAATATGATGATATATTTTTAGTTATAACTGGTGATATTTCTTTTTCTGGAAAATTAGATCAGTACCTTATTGCTTATGATTTTATTATGGATATCAAAAATGATTTAGAAGAATATACTGGGAATTCAATAAAAATAATTGTAATACCTGGGAATCATGACTGTGATTATGATAATTCTGATGGTAAAATAAGAGATATAATATTAGATTCAATTAGTGGTAATAGTAAGAAAGATAACAAAATTGATGAAGGACTTATTGACAATTGTTGCCAAGTTCAAGAAGATTGGTTTGATTTTTACAATTCTATTTCTAACAAAGAAAAAATTATCCATAATCATAAACTTCTTCAAATTTCTGAAGTTAAGTATGATGATTATAATATATTATTTTACCAGTATAATACTTCCTGGTTTTCAAGAAAGAATGAACAGTATGGGAATTTGTATTTTCCTTATGATTATTTTGGTGAAGAATTATTTGATAAAAAAGCTGATTTAGTAATAAGTTTTCTTCATCACCCATTAAATTGGCAGTTAAATAATAATGGATTTAGTTTTAAAAAACATCTTGAAAAAAATTCAGATATAATTTTAACAGGACATGAGCATACACCTGAACAGATTGAAAGAAATGATCTTTCTGGTAAATCTACAGGTTATATTCATGGAAATGTTTTGCAATCTCATGATAATGATGATAATAGTGGTTTTAATTTAATAACTTTTGATTTAGATGAAGAAAAGTATAAGACTCAAAAAATTGTATTTGATGATGATATATATACCAGAAAAGGTTCTAACAGTGAGTGGAATTCTTTTAAGAAATATAAAAAAAATAGAAAAGGTCATTTTAAAATAAACGATAAGTTTAAAGATGATTGGCTAAATGATCCAGGGGCAACTTTTGTTCATTCTAATAAAAATAATTTGATACTTGAAGATATTTTCGTTTGGCCAGATTTAGAGTTAGATAAAAACGATGAAGAATCTAATTATGAAGAGAGTATATTTGATGGCAAATTATTGATTGAAAATAAAGAAGGTGCTCGAAAATTATTTTTAATTGGAGAAGAATCTTCTGGTAAAACTACTTTATGTAAAATGATCTTTAAAAAATATTTTAATTTTGGTTTTACTCCAATTTATTTTGATGCTTCAAACATAAAATCAGAAAAATATGAGGATTTTCAAAAATTACTTCTAAAAAGATTTAAAGAACAGTATAATTCGAAAGAATTAGAGAAGTTTAGTCAATTAAAAAATAATAAAAAGGTTATTATAATTGATGATTTTCATGATAATAAATTAGCACCAGAATTTAAGAAGAAGTTTTTTAATATGCTAGCTAAGTGTTTTTCTAATATTATAATTACTACAAATTCATTATTTAAAATTGAAGAAATTTTAGAAGATGATGGATTAGAAATGGAACACTTTACCAGATATAACATAAAAGAATTTGGTCATTTAAAAAGAGAAAATTTAATTAAAAAGTGGCATAAAATCGGTCAAGAAAGATTTTTGGAGAAAGATAATTTAATCAGAAAATTAGATAAATCCAGTAAACTATTCAATAGAATTATTGGTAGTAATTACATCCCGTCTTATCCAATTTATCTTTTAACTATACTACAAACTGAACAGGCAGGCAACCCTCATCGATTAAAAGAAAGTACATATGGCCATTATTATTCTTTTTTGATAACTAACTCTTTAGGTCAAATTAATATTCAACCTGAAGACTTAGATTTTTATTATAATTATTTATCTGAGTTATCTTACTTTATGTTTAAGAACGAAATAAAAATTTTAACAAAAGAAAAATTCAAAAATGAATTTCATAATTACTTCTGTGATGAATATAGTATAAGCATGTCTTTTAATGAAATAAAAAATAATTTAATAAAATCATCATTAATTGAGGAATTCAATAACAGTTTTAAAATAAAATATAAATATGTTTACTATTTCTTTATTGGTAATTATTTATCGAATAACATATCCAATAAAGACATTAAAACCTTAACACAAGAATTATGTTCTGATATAAATTTAGAAGAAAATGCTAATATTATTATGTTTTTGACCCATCATTCTAAAGATCCATTTATTATTAATGAGCTATTAAATAATGCAAAAGAACTATTTAAAGAATATCAACTATTAGAATTTAATACTGATATTGAATCTATAAATGGGCTTCTTGGGAAATTACCAGAAATGATTTATAAAGAAGTTGATGTAATTGAACACAGAGAAGATGAGGCAAGAAAAAAAGATAAGGCTGAATTTAATAATAAAAAAGTAAAAGAAAAAGATGAAGAGTCAAATGAATTATTTGAATTAAATCTTGCTTTTAAAAATATAGAGATTCTAGGTCAGATTCTTAAAAATTATTATGGTTCGATGAAGGGGAAGCAAAAGTATGATTTAGTTAAAGAAGTTTTTGATTTATCATTAAGGACCTTAAATTTTCTTTTTGAGCAACTAGCAACCAGCAAAGATTATTTTGTGAAATCAATTAATAAAAAAGCAGAAAAAAATAATCTTAAAGAAAAAGATGAAATCAGAAAAATGATTGGTAATTTCTTGTTTCACTTTGCTGAGTTTATTTCTTATTTTGTTATAAAAAAAGTAAGTAATTCGGTTGGAAATCAAAAATTAAATGAAACTTTTGCAGAAGTTGCTGAGGAGTTTGATTATATTTCAGTTGAACTTATAAATGTTTCAATAAAGTTAGACTATTATCAGGGATTTCCATTTGAAGATGTAAAAAAATTATATAATGAAGTGGAGAATAATTTATTACCTAAATCCTTACTTAAGAGGTTTATTATTAATTACTTTTACATGTTTGATGATTTAGACTATAAACAGAAACAAAAAATATTCGACTTGTTAAATATACCAATTAAAACATCACATTTCATAGCTAATAAATCTACCCAAAAAAAGTTATTGTAA
- a CDS encoding SDR family oxidoreductase codes for MILVTGATGFLGEFVVKELLDKNYDFCCFVREASDVEILKENDIELRYGDLDDLESVKKALKGVDTLVNIASLGFGHAPNIIDACEAMDVKRGIFISTTAIFTNLNAESKKVRTAAEETIKNSNLDYTILRPTMIYGTENDRNMFRLVKFLNKIPVMPIFGPGTYLLQPVYVKDLARVIVKTLAVDASINNDYNIPGEKPLTYNQVIESTADALGKKVFKLHIPYKLSIFLMSVYEKVFPNPVLKAEQVERLNENKDFSIKKRKKNLIMRQLVFLKVYQGK; via the coding sequence ATGATTCTTGTTACAGGCGCAACTGGATTTTTAGGAGAATTTGTAGTTAAAGAATTACTAGATAAAAATTATGATTTTTGCTGTTTTGTTAGAGAAGCTAGCGATGTAGAAATACTGAAAGAAAATGACATAGAGTTACGATATGGTGATTTAGATGATTTAGAGAGTGTAAAAAAGGCTTTAAAGGGTGTAGATACTCTAGTTAATATTGCATCTTTAGGTTTTGGTCATGCTCCAAATATAATAGATGCCTGTGAAGCTATGGATGTTAAGCGCGGAATTTTTATTAGTACAACGGCTATTTTTACTAATTTAAATGCGGAAAGTAAGAAAGTAAGAACTGCAGCAGAAGAGACCATTAAAAATAGTAATCTGGATTATACAATACTGAGACCTACTATGATTTATGGAACCGAAAATGATCGGAATATGTTTCGTTTAGTTAAGTTTCTTAATAAAATACCTGTGATGCCGATCTTTGGACCTGGTACTTATTTGCTGCAGCCAGTCTATGTTAAGGACCTTGCCCGGGTGATTGTTAAAACTCTTGCAGTAGATGCCAGTATTAATAATGATTATAATATCCCTGGCGAAAAACCTCTAACCTACAATCAGGTTATTGAAAGTACTGCTGATGCATTGGGTAAAAAAGTTTTTAAATTACATATTCCATATAAGTTATCTATCTTTCTGATGTCTGTTTACGAAAAAGTATTTCCTAATCCAGTCTTAAAAGCAGAGCAGGTAGAGCGTTTAAATGAAAATAAGGATTTTTCTATAAAAAAGCGAAAGAAGAACTTGATTATGAGGCAATTGGTTTTTCTGAAGGTATATCAAGGGAAGTAA